The following nucleotide sequence is from Phacochoerus africanus isolate WHEZ1 chromosome 6, ROS_Pafr_v1, whole genome shotgun sequence.
atgggcagaagaactgaatagacatttttttcaaggagGATATGCAGATAGccgacaggcacatgaaaagatatacaacattactaatcattaggaaaattcaaatcaaaattacaatgagataccacctctcacctgtcagaatggctatgatcaaaaagaacaaaattagcaAATGTTGCCTAGGATGTGGAGACATTAGAgtcctcatacactgctggtgagaatgtaaactggtggagtcactgtggaaacagtatggaggtttctcaaaaacctaaaatagaattaccataggaCTGAGAAAttccactccagggcatatatatatatgaaagaaataaaaacattaattagaaaaggacatgcaccccagtattcattgcggagctatttacaatagccaagatatggaagtaatcATAGTTctcattgatagatgaatggataaagcaacTGTGCTATATATAagcaatggaatattttatagccataaaaaattccttgttttttcacatgcacccacatgttcattgcagcactattcacaagagccaagacatggaaacaatccagatgtccatcgacagatgattggattaggaagacttggtgtatatacacaatggaatactactcagccataaaaaaagaatgacataatgccatttgcagcaaaatggatggaaatagagactctcatactgagtgaaataagtcagaaagagaaagacaaataccatatgatagatatcacttatagctggaatttaatatacagcacaaacgaacctttccacagaaaagaaaatcatgggcttgaaGAACAGACGTGTGGCTGCTCataggaagagggagggagtgggagggatcaggagcttggggttaacccatgcaaactattgctctcagaattgatttacaatgagatcctgctgtgtggcattgagaactatgtctagatacttatatcgcaacacaacaatgggaggaaaaattatgtatacatgtatgtgtaacttggtccccatgctgtacagtggaaaaaaaattaataaaaataaaaataaaataaaaggagacataaaaaaattccttgtcttttacagtaacatggatagacctgTATCAAGAGAAATAAgaccaacaaagaaaaacaagtatgatatgatttcatttatatgtggaatttaaaaacaaaaacaaaaaacaaataaacagaatcacagatacagagaaacaagtgctagtttccaaaggagagggATATGGAAAGACAGACAAAATAGGTAAGGTTATTAAGAGGCACAAATTTCCAACTATAGAAGAATTAAGGCACAAGAATAGACTGTATGCATAAAGAATGTAGTAAATAACATTTAACAAATTTGTACAGTGATGGATGGTAACTGGACTTATTTTGGTGATCATCTCCAAATGTATAAATACATTGGATCCAtatgttttacacctgaaactaatacaatactatatgttgggagaggggaggaagtgggatggacttggaatttggggttaatagatgcaaactattgcctttgtagtggataagcaatgggatgctgctgtatagcactgggaactatgtctggtcacttgtgatagagcatgataatgtcataaaaaagagtgtatacatgtatgtgtgactgggtcaccttgctgtgcagtagaaaattgacagaacctataaatcagctataattgaaaaaataaaaatcgttattataaaattaaataaataaatatattgtatgTTATTTACGactcaaaaaaaataagaaactactGTGGGACAAAGTCATGCACAGCAGGGCTTCCCCAAGTGTAATGTAGCATCAGTGACCTTGGGAAGTACACAACggagcctattttattttaatttttacatttattttaattgcattaGAAAATTTTTCAAGCCATGGAATTAAAAGCTATCAATGCAAGGAATTAGCTAAAGTATGTTTAGAAGAAAGTCAAtttgaacaaaaatattaaatgagtgaaaataaaatgaaaacaaatacaaaataatatataatgttaaGTCATTATTACAGATATGAAGAGTGAGGTTCAAATGCTATGCACTGCCCAAGGATATACATATTTCAGATTTTCAAACTTTCAGGTCCATGCTGTCAGAAATAGAAATTTGTGTGAGTCTCTTCCTTTACAGGAATATAAATGCATGGTTTATCGAGTGATGTTTTTAGCATAAGATTGAATTTATGCCGATTCCTTCATGCTTCCTCCTCACTCACTACATTTGTGAACACAGGCACTATTTGGTTAAATGAGTGGAAAGATTTTGTTAAGGAGAACACAGCTCTTTAACAGAACTAAGCTAAATCATTGGCAtcggaaaaaaataggaattgaGGATGTACTGGTTTTGACTCCGACCCTTCTCTTGGAGAAAAAATTTCAGATCTCAGAGTAATTTTGGTGaaagaatagaggaaaaaaacccaaggtCCATTCCATAGATGAGAGTCCTTGGACTGGCATTCTGGCATTGCAATGAAGCCTAAGCCAGCATCAGCTCCTAAAACTGGCGCTACTTTCACCATGTAAAATGTCTGGAAAGCTGTTTGTAACCTCAAGCTTCCACCACATTTAGAGAACTATGTTTCAAGGGAAATCAAGAACAAGGGGGTCACAGCCTCACACGGTGGGAGGAAAACCACACTAAGGATAATTCAAGACTTGGATTAAATCCAGCTATTCCGTTTACTGCTGTTTTGAAGTTCTCACAGTGATTCAGAGGAGACAGGAAGAAACGGAAAACGGAGAAGGGATATGATTGAAAATATTCTAATCCATAAAATTTATGGGACTTAGTGGCTGGTTTAATGCatggtgtgagaaaaaaaaaaaaaaaagcagtgaaggCACATTCAGGAATGTGGCTGCCTGAGTGGATGAGGTGACATTCACCACGCCAGGACATGAAGGTGGCTGACGCAAGCTTGGCAGCAGACAATGGAGGGGCGGCCAAGGCTATTCATAACACAAGCATCCCTTTCATTCTGAGCACTGTACCAGAAATAGATtccactggggttttttttttaattgaattggagtatagatgacttagaatgttgtattagtttcaggtgtgtagtTAAGTGAATCATatacatatctgtgtgtgtgtgtgtgtgtgtgtgtgtgtgtgtatccattatttttccccatataggttattacaaagcaCTGAGTACAGCCTGTGTTTAATATCAAATCTGTGTCTTCAGGGAATTCAAATTCATTGtaggaagagatgaaaaaaacTTATGCTGACATTCTTTACTTGACTTCAACTCATCTAGCTCTTTCTTATTTCAGGGCTTTTGTACATGTTGCCCCTTAAGTCTGACAGGATCACCCCAAATAATCCCCATTACCTAATGACTCGTACGTAGCCTTCAGACTATAGGTTACACATCCAGCTCTACATTTTTTGATGAAAATcagatttcttttaatatttcctccCCTAGCAcctacatatatttttccttcaaataataCAGTTCAACCTGTGGTAAATTATTTTTCCCTGAATTTATCTCTTTACTGAAATTGTCTCAAACCAGACCATAGTTCTAGAGGGTAAAGACCACACATATTTGTTTATCATGGATTTCTAGTATGTAAAATAAGCAATGAAtgaacatttgttaaaaaaatgaaatgaataataaaaaaatagactcTGATTTCTATAAGAACACAAAGATGTTGGAGCCTACTATCATGGCAAGTTGCAATAAGGAGACAAGGAAAGTTttacagaggaagggagaatGCAGCTCAGActtgaaactgtaatttaaataGGAGAGAGGAGCTACTCCACAGAGAAAGGAGCACTTGAGAAAACAGCAGAATACGGAATGACACTTGAAGGACAAGCAAATAGTTGATTAGTATGAGTACACAACTAGGCACATATGAAAAATGGATAatgaaaattcttagaaatagaaATGTCAGAGAGGTAGGCAGAGACTAGATGATAAATTCTTGctaacagagattttttttttctttttgccttttctagggcagctcccatggcatatggaggttcccaggctaggggttggatcagagctgtagccactggcctacgccagggccacagcaatgcaggatccgaaccatgtctgcgacctacaccacagctcacggcaacgccggatcgataacccactgagcaaggccagggatcgaacccgcagcctcatggttcctagtcagattcgttaaccactgtgccaggatgggaactccagctaacAGAAGATTTTGGGGCTTTATTCTATAGGGCAATGTATTGACATGGTCATTGGGGAAGTCTGGCTCTATACTATTAATATTGACTCAATCCTTTTGCTTAGACTACTCGAGATACTTCAGCAGTTATGCAATGTTTAGTAGCTTCCTGGAAGAGAATCAATAGGTATGATGTTCAGGGAAAGAACGTGGGGGCAAAGACAGGAGAGTATGAGAAGGACATGCATATATGTAGGAGGGAGACTCCATAATGTGTTTCCAACCTCAAACCAGAGAAGGACCAAGCAActtccaggaaaggaaaaaacatttcaatATGTAGGTTGAGGCGGGTGGATCAGGGACCACAAAGGGCCACCAATATTAACTGTAGGATGGAGCGTACCAAGATTGCCTTCTGTCTTCATGAAAGGAAGAATTGCTAGGAGGAAGGGTAAGAAAGGATAAACAGATTATTGTCTACGGCTTCATGGAACCAGATAGTGTTGCCTTAAAAGAATTAAACAGTTACTTTACCAGCATAATGAGTCTATTTAAGAATAGCAGAGAACTACAATTTGAGACAAGCATCCTACAGCAAAAATTATAGGCAAgtctaagaagcaaaaagaaaaaaagattactttaTAGAGAAAAGTACAGAAGTTGGGAGGGTGGTTGTGAAAGAAATCCCAATGAAGGAAATTGATAGTTTTGGATAGTGCAGCATTTCTCATTGACAGGCATATTTCTGGGCAAAGAGAATTCTCCCCATTGAGGTCTGGTACTGATGTCTTTCTGTTGGGTGTTGTGATTGATGTCAAGCTGTAGTGTGTGAGTCCTCTTACTTCTGGGCTTCTGACTCCATTTTAAATAAGGTTTCCTTTACTCTGCTGTGAAACAGATGTCTTTACTGTTTCCAGTTGAcgtatttgttttcaaataatcaaACTTTACAGTcatgaaatataatgaaatttcTTCTAGAAAAGACTAATGATTGCCCACATCGCCATAGCCTCCTTAGAGTCATCACTAATAGCTGAAAGTCAAaatcttaacctctctgaacctcatttttctccttataCATAGAATATCCTTATGTGACAGTGTGTTCTACAATTAAGTAGAAAATTCATGAAAGCACACATATCAGATGGCACATAGAGGCATACAGTTAACTGAAGAGTTTTAAATTAGCTCTTTAATTAACAGGCTATGATGTCTGGACCATTGCTCTTCGAAGGGCTGATTTGAATTCCTTATTTCTCAGACTATAAATCATCGGATTCAACAGTGGAGTGAGGATGGTGTAAGACACAGATATTAGGGTGTCTTGACTTGAAGAGTAATTGGATTTGGGCCTTAGGTAAATGAAAGAGGCACAACCATAATGAACAGTTACCACAATGAGATGGgaggcacaggtggagaaggccttgtATCTTCCAACAGAGGATGGGATTTTTAGAATGGCAGAGATGATGAGGACATAGGAGACCAGGATAAGTAACAGTGGAATAACCAAGACAAACACACCAAGCACAAATATAACCAACTGATTGAAATGGGAGTGGTGAGATGCCAGCTTGAGAACAGGAGAGACATCACAGAAGAAGTGATGGAGCTGGTTGGAGGAATGAAATGGCAGGTGAAATATCATGGAGGTGGTGACCAATGATATTATCAAACCACAGGCACAGGCAGCAGCCACTAgtcccacacacaccccataacCCATGAGCACTGTGTAGCGCAGAGGGTtacagatggccacgtagcgatCATAGCCCATGGCTGCCAGCAGGAAGGAGTGAGAgcagatgaggaagaggaaggaaaacatcTGGATGGCACAGCCCCGGAAGGAGATGGTCTTCTTCTGGGCCAGCAGGTCAACCAGCATCTTGGGTACAATCACAAAGGTGTAGCAAGTCTCAGAACAGGAGAGGACAccgaggaagaagtacatgggggtatGGAGGGCTCTGTCCAGCACAATGGTGGAAATGATGATGGCATTGGTGCCCAGAGTGAACAGGTAGACGAGCAGGAAGACAACGAAGAGCAGCTTTTGCAGCCCAGCCAGAGAGGAGAAGCCAAGGAAGACGAACTGTCTCACTGTGGTCTCATTGACCCACTCCATGGTCACTGCTTTTTAGGAGAAGCCAGAGACACAGACAGAGGCCAGGATCCAGGGTGGGAGAGAACTCAGCCCAAGGTCTACAGGTGTCAGGCATTTCCAGGTGTTTGGTGGAACTCATTCATTCCCTCCAAAATATATCTgctaaaatacaaattaatgctATATATGAAACTGAATAACCGATGACCAATAAACAGACTTTTTTCCCAAGACTATGAACTCATTATCTCTCTGGTCAAGAACTAAACATTTGTATAATGTGTTtcctttttatcttatttatgaGTTATTGGAAACCAACTCTTGAAAATGAACAATGTGCTTAACTTCAGCTATTTTTACTTGATGAGAAAGGGGAAtaaaagaatgagtgatgttCAGACGTAACATGTAAACTTCAGTTTATTAGCCATAAAACAGGAAATTAGATGATTGCTGAGCAAAATGTGAAGGGAATTTTGTAGACAACTTATTATATGCTAAGATATGTGGTGAGAACATCATATACCTTCTATCAATTATTTATTACAACAATTTATGTCAATActcaaaacaataagaaaaaacttCATTGTTATTTCTAGAAGACTGAATAATAGGTAGGAGACTAATTAGAAACACTTCTGTAGGTTCCAAACCTAGAGCACTGAGCAAGGATGGATCAGAAGATAACattagtttaaataaatattcaggaaAAGAAGAGTCATCAGggtggttttaaaaaaagcaaaaaataaatagactcaTTAACTGTGGCATTTTGTACCACACTTAACTTTTCCCTTCTAGATGCCTCAGAAAGACTCAGAGAAATAGAGTTTAGCAAAAATGGCCAAGGACTTGTcacagagagtgagagaaaaaggaagaaatgggcaCTTTTCCAGATTCCAACccctgacataaatcacagattttatacattttttttcttgctatgtcAATAAGATTCCCTTTGAACATTCTAGCTACTAAACATAGTTCACAAACTGCTAGAAAGGATTatttctaaaatcatttttagaCTTTAGACAATTTTTTATAGATGTGTTTCCCACTGACAAGACCTAAGAAGTAAGAAAGTATTCTCTGGATACAAAACCATCTAACATAGATTGGTTGCATCCAGTCTTTGTGTATGTACTTTTCAGTACATTTATatacttttacattattttttgtgGAAGAACTATTTGCATCTGCTACcagaattttttcaatttttcttgtcAATAGCAAAGTTTACCTTTCTAGATTCTAAATAAAATGATTGGAAATTTTTGAAACTCATATCTATTACCAGGCTTTGGAGAAAATAATTGTGTCCTTTCTTAAATACTAGAAACTAGTTATAAATTTAGTAggtataattattcattttttgagGTCAGTATTAGGATATTCGCACACACTGGTTTTAAAACTCTTTGACATTGGTAGGCATTTTCTTGAATGATAAGTGCAACTTTAAAGATAATTATAAAGATATTTctgttacatataaatataaggGATGTACATACCATGTGTATTgcaactatatacatatatataaattacattttttctatATCAAGAAGGGCAAACTAATGAGACAGTTCCCTAATAATGCCTTCCCCTGTACAAATGGACGAGACACTAAAGGAAATCTAAATTTATGATCATTGGTTATCATTGCCTTGCCACTTTCCCAAGATTTTTCCTGACCTGCTTTCAACTAATTCACACATAATTCCCACTGTACCCTAACTCTACTGTGTATGAATTGTAGAATAGAGTAGGCCACCAAAGCCAGAATTATCTGGTTCTGAAGGAGTGTCTGCGTCTACCCAGAATAATAACAAAAGAACTGCTTGGATTATTTTTCTCCTAGACACATAAGGGCAGCTAATTTCAGTCAGGCAAATTTGTATAtactagtttatatttttataatttatatttttatattttataatttttatatagtatTAATAGAACCACACAGTCTACCAAAGTTGTCCTTTCTCATGGTGTATGAAGACTCAGTGGCACAGTTCATCTGAGAAGGCAGCCTTGATCTGCTCAAGAGCACATCAAAGATCACCACAGCCTATCATATCAGTACTATGATCAGGAAGACATAAgaacagaataataaaaaatccTCCAGCCATATATGCAAAGTctataaaattaatgtaaaatgtcttttaatttgGAGTGAGAAGATCTTTGTTCTAGCTATAGCTTTGTGTGACTTCAGACAAGGTACTTAATTGGATAtagtctcattttaaaataaaagggtgCACAGAAAGTATTTAAGCAGAGGTTCCTTGAATGATATCAGGCACAAGGAGATTTGACTTAGAGTAGTAGTTGAATACTGGCCTTTAATAGCCTTTGAACTCATGGGGTCCAAGTTTCTCTAGATGATCTCCTTATGATATGCTGGTGCCTATGGATGGAATTCAAGTTATGATCCTTAGAGATGACATTTCCCCCAccttattttctaaatctttagATACTCCACAAGGATTTTACATAATTTAGATTTAAGTGATGACTCAATACTTGAGATTAgtgtatacattaaaaagaaggtAACTTCTACAGATTTTTCAGGTGTAAAAAATTTTGAGATATTCAGACATTTATCTCATAGAAAGCATTAACTGATTAGCTGGAAGAAATGATGTAGGCAGCCCTAGATAGTAAAGtggaatttttatattcttaggTACACATGAACAACGTGAATTTGTCTTATTAAAATGGAGTTTAAATATCAGTTTTAAATTGTAGCTAAAACATGCAACCATGAGTATACAACAAAAAGGGAAGTAGAAATTGGATtaagaattcaataaatttaATCCATGAGTCTACCAAacttgaaggaaggaaggaaggaaggaaggaaggaaggaaggaaggaaggaaggaaggaaggaaggaaggaaggaaggaaagagagagagaaagagagaaaaagaaaggaaaaatcaccCAGTAAAATCATCAAGAAAATTTCAGAGAACTCTCTTCTTTTAACTCCATAGAGTTAAAAGCAGTTGAAAGCAGCCCCTAGTTTTTCTTCTTAACCCTGCCACTTGCCAGAATTGCAATGGGGGGAGATGTTTACAAGCACTACTCCTCATGCAGGTCTAGACCCCACAAAGCCCCAGACTATATCAGTATTCTTACTGCTCAGTAAGTACCCACATTGTTCTCCTCATTTCAATTCAGACAGAAGCAGCTATTCAGTATCTGGAATCCCTTAGGAAAGTAAGCTCTAAGCCAAAATCAGAACCTGAGGAAATACACCAGAAGAGAGTGAATCTGCCTTGAGACAGAAGCTCTCATCTGCAGCAATAGAAGTAGCCTCCCCTTTCCATCAGGACTCTCAGCTTGTCCAGCCGAAGTCATTCTCCTGAGAACTTCGGGTTCATGCAGTTCTTAGAATCACATGGGATATGATTATTAGGAGCATATACTGTGATTATTGGACTCCTGAGGCTTGATCTACTGCCCTGAAGACTTTGTCCTGGGGTTAATTAGAagtcaaatttatttctgaaaaataatgttgACAGTTTCTCAAAGTTACCTTTAGTCGAGGAACCTGAAGAGCAGGAGCCATGAACATAATTAGCCCACATCAGAACTGGAAGTTCAGTCCATCTGTGATGAATTCTAAAAGAGAAATCACCACAATTTAGTCTGTACTGCAGCAGACTAAGAGGGAATTTTTTACTGAAATTGGTGTGTTTATCTAGTGATTCTCACCTTTAGTGTTTATAGAAACCAAAGGAGGGCTTAATTACAAATTCATCTTCCCAGATTCTTGTCCATAGAAATTCTAATCAGGAACACTTTtacaaaaatctaaatttttaacATATCTTAAATCTAGTAGAACATTGTCATTAAATTTGTCTTACAATTTTTAGTGAATAAATTGTCAGTTTTATTCAAACTTATCCATAAAGTGTATATAATTCTgtaaaatcaaaaccaaatggaGACCAACTTTGAATATTCCCTGATCAGAGAAAACCAGTTTATTCACGCGAAGCTTACTTTAGCTTATTTTGCAGGACTCATTTGACTTGGATCAGTTGTTGTCTATTTCTCTGAAAATCATAATCAAAAACTTAACTTCTTCCTGGAGTTGCTATGACCACTGACCAATTTCCTTCACTTaagaaaattctaatattttaacaAAACACTACGAAGAATAAACAGTCACTTCCCTTCTCATTCTGTAAGCTGCTTTGTAACAATATAACCCTGAGCCTCATTCCCTTATTTTGTCTGAGTGCTTCCAGTTCATCAACTCTCTTTGAGATGCAGGCACAATAAACTTTCACTAATTACTAAGCCAATGTTTCATTGGCTTTACTTCTGTTACTTCTGAACTTTTGACAATTCCAATCTAAACCCCTGTATGAATTGTGAGGGTAAACTGACAATCAGATTTCtaaagtttacattaaaaaataacataattttttaaaggacaaataatGTAAGAGTTCTCTCTTCCCAGCAGTAAGAtgtcttagaaataaaaagagcatGCTACTGGAACAGGAAGAGATAAATAGTATAAAGAGATGGAAAGGAGGGCTCCAGAATTGATCTAGTATATTTGCGAACTTGGTCTTTGACGGAAGTGACTTCATGAGTCAGTGATAAAACTATGGTTATTTAGTTAATGATGCAGAGAAACCTAGCTCTGTGTATGCCATCACTCAGAAGGAAGTGGCCTAGTAGAACAAGGAAATGGCTTACTGAGGTTCATGTATAACACCAACATGTGACAATACATGGTGGAGCCCTGTATATCTAATTACGGCAACAAATACCCTTTACTAGCTAAGAAGGATTGTAACCAATctccaattaaaatatataagtcTGGGCATCAATGTGAGAAGCGATGACATAATGCCTTCCATTATTACCCTTAATGACTTACTCATATAAGTTTCAGCTTTGTCATTGAGAGGCGTTATTTCCCCCCAAAAGTTTTGCTTCTACAAAAATTGAGACTTGCCCTTGAAtacaagttacttttttttctactgtaccagtaatccacaggaagaaaaagactttTTACACTAACTAGG
It contains:
- the LOC125128873 gene encoding olfactory receptor 10K1-like: MEWVNETTVRQFVFLGFSSLAGLQKLLFVVFLLVYLFTLGTNAIIISTIVLDRALHTPMYFFLGVLSCSETCYTFVIVPKMLVDLLAQKKTISFRGCAIQMFSFLFLICSHSFLLAAMGYDRYVAICNPLRYTVLMGYGVCVGLVAAACACGLIISLVTTSMIFHLPFHSSNQLHHFFCDVSPVLKLASHHSHFNQLVIFVLGVFVLVIPLLLILVSYVLIISAILKIPSSVGRYKAFSTCASHLIVVTVHYGCASFIYLRPKSNYSSSQDTLISVSYTILTPLLNPMIYSLRNKEFKSALRRAMVQTS